A window from Micromonospora profundi encodes these proteins:
- a CDS encoding NAD-glutamate dehydrogenase, translated as MDRRPAIKPEPDLRQDDFGRDDSFDSATDGDGYGRLDTGVTGLTGSSIDTIYDLGLPPEVLADDVEDADLDEPVPNAERLVAQAVALAGDDHDAATLVGRFWRFAPDEELVGLTAEEMLDAARAHRDLAQQRVPGELKLRIHEPHADQHHTVVEIVTDDMPFLVDSVTALLNSYHLDVHLLVHPLVVVRREPLGRLTEVSADVEPDDAIAGDIVESWMRIEIDPVRDADERDRLRRELQRVLTDVREAVEDWPKMRQRALALADELASARTADNRPPVPEKDITDSVELLRWLAHDHFTFLGYREYRLVDVPDASSSDPVDGKALEAVLGTGLGILRSDSPEARSLASMTHEAHEKVLEKRLLIITKANSRATVHRSAYLDYIGFKIFNEAGEVIGERRFLGLFSTAAYRTSVQELPVVRRKVAEVLDRSGLSQRSHSGKDLLQILETYPRDELFQIKTDDLYHAVVGVLRMAGRRQLRVFLRRDAYGRFISCLIYLPRDRFTTQNRLRMQDILLRELNGVGVDYTTRVTESMLARVHFIVRTDPTRPPGDIDADLLAEELADATRLWDDDYRLVLERKLGDEQAKHLFTRYADAFPEGYKDGHTPYEAMKDLAKLELLEEPGQLEMHLFRKQLAPRPGTRVPGADLAETMDVRFKVYRYGEPMMLSAVLPVLHSLGVRVVDEHPYEVDRIDGRVYLYDFGLMLPEGHHELSEVRPHVENAFAAAWRGEAEVDRFNELVLRGGLTWRQVVVLRAYAKYLRQAGTVFSQDYMEQTFIAYPKIAALLVELFETRFAPGEQSGEQRQQRSGELVETIRAALDDVASLDQDRILRSYLTVIEATLRTSFYQKRADGRPKAYVAFKLDPQAIPDLPAPRPKFEIFVYSPRFEGVHLRFGPVARGGLRWSDRREDFRTEVLGLVKAQMVKNTVIVPVGAKGGFVLKQKPGDRDEAVACYQEFVGAMLDVTDNIVAGQIVPPEDVVRHDGDDPYLVVAADKGTATFSDIANEISKAHAFWMGDAFASGGSAGYDHKKMGITARGAWESVKRHFRELGHDTQTQDFTVVGVGDMSGDVFGNGMLLSEHIRLVAAFDHRHIFLDPDPDAATSYAERRRLFDMPRSSWEDYNAELISAGGGVYSRTAKSVPITPQVRAVLGLDDDVTQMSPQELMKAIVTAPVDLFWNGGIGTYVKASTQTNAEVGDKSNDAIRVDGRSLRCRVAGEGGNLGWTQLGRIEYALTGGRIYTDFIDNAAGVDTSDHEVNIKILLNTAVADGELTTAERDELLAGMTDEVAKLVLRDNYDQARAINNAQAQAASLLPVHRRMINELERSGGLDRALEALPPDEELAVRGESGLTAPEFAVLLAYVKIVLEREILADGVADEAWTTDVLVNYFPTPMRERFADRMGQHRLRREIVTTVLVNEAINRGGISFVFRVVEETAANAADVIRAYVVVREVFGLRELWDAVEALDNKVSPELQTSVYLDTRRLLDRAVRWLVTNRRSPIDVPAEIKRLRAGVADLLPGLEDLFYGSERQAIAEHIDSSTKRGLPRELAEQATRLMYSFGLLDVVETATRSGRQVGEVASVYFVLSDLFRVDSLLSKISLLPREDRWQTLARMALRYDLYAALAALTAEVLDSTPGELPPHERVHQWEQSNATSIHRARQAMGEFDESRADLAALSVLLRQIRTLVRTSGAAA; from the coding sequence ATGGACCGGCGTCCGGCGATCAAACCGGAACCCGACCTCCGGCAGGACGACTTCGGCCGGGACGACAGCTTCGATTCGGCGACCGACGGGGACGGCTACGGCCGGCTCGACACGGGAGTCACCGGGCTGACTGGGTCGAGCATCGACACCATCTACGATCTGGGCCTGCCACCGGAGGTGCTGGCCGACGACGTGGAGGACGCCGATCTCGACGAGCCGGTCCCCAACGCGGAGCGCCTCGTGGCCCAGGCCGTCGCGCTCGCCGGGGACGACCACGATGCGGCGACCCTGGTCGGCCGCTTCTGGCGGTTCGCCCCGGACGAAGAGTTGGTCGGCCTCACGGCGGAGGAGATGCTGGACGCGGCCCGGGCACACCGGGACCTGGCCCAGCAGCGGGTCCCCGGTGAGCTGAAGCTACGGATCCACGAGCCGCACGCCGACCAGCACCACACGGTCGTCGAGATCGTCACCGACGACATGCCGTTCCTTGTCGACTCGGTCACCGCGCTGCTCAACTCGTACCACCTGGATGTGCACCTGCTTGTGCACCCGCTTGTGGTGGTCCGGCGCGAGCCGCTGGGTCGCCTCACCGAGGTCTCCGCGGACGTGGAGCCGGACGACGCGATCGCCGGCGACATCGTCGAGAGCTGGATGCGGATCGAGATCGACCCGGTGCGCGACGCCGACGAGCGGGACCGGCTGCGTCGTGAGCTGCAACGGGTGCTCACCGACGTGCGGGAGGCCGTGGAGGACTGGCCGAAGATGCGACAGCGGGCCCTCGCGCTCGCCGACGAACTGGCCTCGGCCCGTACCGCCGACAACCGCCCGCCGGTGCCGGAGAAGGACATCACCGACTCGGTGGAGTTGCTGCGCTGGCTTGCCCACGACCACTTCACCTTCCTGGGCTACCGCGAGTACCGGCTGGTGGACGTGCCGGACGCGAGTTCCTCGGACCCGGTCGACGGCAAGGCGCTGGAGGCGGTGCTCGGCACCGGCCTGGGCATCCTGCGCTCGGACTCGCCGGAGGCCCGGTCGCTGGCGTCGATGACGCACGAGGCGCACGAGAAGGTGCTGGAGAAGCGCCTGCTCATCATCACCAAGGCCAACTCGCGGGCCACCGTGCACCGCTCGGCGTACCTGGACTACATCGGCTTCAAGATCTTCAACGAGGCGGGCGAGGTCATCGGTGAGCGGCGCTTCCTGGGGCTGTTCTCCACCGCCGCGTACCGGACCAGCGTCCAGGAGTTGCCTGTGGTGCGCCGCAAGGTCGCCGAGGTGCTGGACCGCTCCGGCCTGAGCCAGCGCAGCCACTCCGGCAAGGACCTGCTGCAGATCCTGGAGACGTACCCGCGCGACGAGCTGTTCCAGATCAAGACCGACGACCTGTACCACGCGGTGGTCGGTGTGCTTCGGATGGCGGGTCGCCGGCAGCTGCGGGTGTTCCTGCGCCGCGACGCGTACGGGCGGTTCATCTCCTGCCTGATCTATCTGCCACGGGACCGGTTCACCACGCAGAACCGGCTGCGTATGCAGGACATCCTGCTGCGCGAGCTGAACGGCGTCGGGGTTGACTACACGACCCGGGTCACCGAGTCGATGCTGGCGCGGGTGCACTTCATCGTCCGTACCGACCCGACCCGGCCGCCCGGTGACATCGACGCCGACCTGCTGGCCGAGGAGTTGGCCGACGCGACCCGGCTCTGGGACGACGACTACCGGCTGGTGTTGGAGCGCAAGCTCGGCGACGAGCAGGCCAAGCACCTGTTCACCAGGTACGCCGACGCGTTCCCGGAGGGCTACAAGGACGGGCACACGCCGTACGAGGCGATGAAGGATCTGGCCAAGCTGGAGCTGCTTGAGGAGCCCGGCCAGCTGGAGATGCACCTGTTCCGCAAGCAGTTGGCGCCCCGCCCGGGCACCCGTGTGCCCGGTGCGGACCTGGCCGAGACCATGGACGTCCGGTTCAAGGTCTACCGGTACGGGGAGCCGATGATGCTCTCCGCCGTGCTGCCGGTGCTGCACTCACTCGGCGTACGGGTGGTCGACGAGCACCCGTACGAGGTGGACCGCATCGACGGTCGGGTCTACCTGTACGACTTCGGCCTCATGCTGCCCGAGGGGCACCACGAGCTGTCCGAGGTGCGCCCACACGTGGAGAACGCGTTCGCGGCGGCGTGGCGTGGCGAGGCCGAGGTGGACCGCTTCAACGAGCTGGTGCTGCGCGGCGGGCTGACCTGGCGGCAGGTGGTGGTGCTGCGGGCGTACGCGAAGTACCTGCGGCAGGCCGGCACGGTCTTCTCGCAGGACTACATGGAGCAGACCTTCATCGCGTACCCGAAGATCGCCGCGCTGTTGGTGGAGCTGTTCGAGACCCGGTTCGCGCCGGGTGAGCAGAGCGGCGAGCAGCGTCAGCAGCGCAGTGGTGAGCTGGTGGAGACGATCCGGGCCGCCCTTGACGACGTGGCGAGCCTCGACCAGGACCGGATCCTGCGCTCGTACCTGACGGTGATCGAGGCGACCCTGCGGACGAGCTTCTACCAGAAGCGCGCCGACGGGCGGCCGAAGGCGTACGTGGCGTTCAAGCTCGATCCGCAGGCCATCCCGGACCTGCCGGCGCCCCGGCCGAAGTTCGAGATCTTCGTCTACTCGCCCCGGTTCGAGGGAGTGCACCTGCGGTTCGGGCCGGTGGCCCGGGGCGGGTTGCGCTGGTCGGACCGTCGGGAGGACTTCCGCACCGAGGTGCTCGGCCTGGTCAAGGCGCAGATGGTGAAGAACACAGTGATCGTGCCGGTGGGCGCCAAGGGCGGCTTCGTGTTGAAGCAGAAGCCGGGCGACCGGGACGAGGCTGTCGCCTGCTACCAGGAGTTCGTCGGCGCGATGCTTGACGTCACCGACAACATCGTCGCTGGGCAGATCGTTCCGCCGGAGGACGTGGTCCGGCACGACGGCGACGACCCGTACCTGGTGGTGGCGGCGGACAAGGGCACTGCGACGTTCTCCGACATCGCCAACGAGATCTCCAAGGCGCACGCCTTCTGGATGGGTGACGCGTTCGCCTCCGGTGGTTCGGCAGGCTACGACCACAAGAAGATGGGCATCACCGCCCGGGGCGCCTGGGAGTCGGTGAAGCGACACTTCCGGGAGTTGGGCCACGACACTCAGACCCAGGACTTCACTGTGGTCGGCGTCGGCGACATGTCAGGTGACGTGTTCGGTAACGGGATGCTGCTCTCCGAGCACATCCGGCTGGTCGCCGCGTTCGACCACCGGCACATCTTCCTCGACCCCGACCCGGACGCGGCCACCTCGTACGCCGAGCGCAGGCGGCTGTTCGACATGCCCCGGTCCTCCTGGGAGGACTACAACGCGGAGCTGATCTCGGCCGGCGGCGGCGTCTACTCGCGTACCGCGAAGTCGGTCCCGATCACGCCGCAGGTCCGGGCGGTGCTCGGCCTGGACGACGACGTCACGCAGATGTCGCCGCAGGAGTTGATGAAGGCGATCGTCACCGCGCCGGTGGACCTGTTCTGGAACGGCGGCATCGGCACCTACGTGAAGGCGTCCACGCAGACCAACGCGGAGGTGGGCGACAAGTCCAACGACGCGATCCGGGTGGACGGGCGCAGCCTGCGCTGCCGGGTGGCGGGCGAGGGCGGCAACCTGGGCTGGACCCAGCTCGGGCGCATCGAGTACGCGCTGACCGGTGGCCGGATCTACACCGACTTCATCGACAACGCGGCCGGTGTGGACACCTCCGACCACGAGGTGAACATCAAGATCCTGCTGAACACGGCTGTCGCCGACGGCGAGCTGACCACCGCCGAGCGGGACGAGCTGCTGGCGGGGATGACCGACGAGGTCGCCAAGCTGGTGCTGCGGGACAACTACGACCAGGCTCGGGCGATCAACAACGCCCAGGCGCAGGCAGCCTCGCTGCTTCCGGTGCACCGCCGGATGATCAACGAGCTGGAGCGCTCGGGCGGGCTGGACCGGGCGCTGGAGGCGTTGCCGCCGGACGAGGAGCTGGCGGTACGAGGCGAGTCCGGGCTGACCGCGCCGGAGTTCGCGGTGCTGCTCGCGTACGTGAAGATCGTCCTTGAACGGGAGATCCTCGCCGACGGGGTGGCCGACGAGGCGTGGACGACCGACGTGCTGGTCAACTACTTCCCGACGCCCATGCGCGAGCGGTTCGCCGACCGGATGGGCCAGCACCGGCTGCGCCGGGAGATCGTCACCACGGTGCTCGTCAACGAGGCGATCAACCGGGGCGGGATCTCGTTCGTCTTCCGGGTCGTCGAGGAGACCGCGGCGAACGCTGCCGACGTGATCCGGGCGTACGTGGTGGTCCGCGAGGTCTTCGGGCTGCGCGAGCTGTGGGACGCGGTGGAGGCGCTGGACAACAAGGTCTCCCCGGAGCTACAGACGAGCGTCTACCTGGACACCCGCCGGCTGCTCGACCGCGCCGTCCGGTGGCTTGTCACCAACCGACGCTCGCCGATCGACGTGCCGGCCGAGATCAAGCGGCTGCGCGCCGGGGTGGCCGACCTGCTGCCGGGGCTCGAGGACCTGTTCTACGGCAGTGAGCGGCAGGCCATCGCCGAGCACATCGACTCGTCGACAAAGCGTGGGCTGCCCCGAGAGCTGGCCGAGCAGGCGACCCGGCTGATGTACAGCTTCGGCCTGCTGGACGTGGTGGAGACCGCGACCCGCAGCGGGCGGCAGGTCGGCGAGGTGGCCTCGGTCTACTTCGTGCTGTCCGACCTGTTCCGGGTTGACTCGCTGCTGTCGAAGATCTCCCTGCTGCCGCGCGAGGACCGGTGGCAGACGCTGGCCCGGATGGCGCTGCGCTACGACCTGTACGCCGCGCTGGCCGCGCTCACCGCGGAGGTGCTCGACTCCACACCTGGCGAACTGCCGCCGCACGAGCGGGTGCACCAGTGGGAGCAGTCGAACGCCACCTCGATCCACCGTGCCCGCCAGGCGATGGGGGAGTTCGACGAGTCGAGGGCGGACCTCGCAGCCCTGTCCGTGCTGCTGCGTCAGATCCGCACGCTGGTGCGGACCTCCGGCGCCGCGGCCTGA